In one window of Bizionia sp. M204 DNA:
- a CDS encoding NRDE family protein: MCTVTFIPKNNTDFIFTSNRDESLTRETLAPDFYLEHDVTLLYPKDKKAGGTWIGVSEKSRLVCLLNGGFTAHKQEDYYRLSRGVVVKDVLVAPNFLKIIETYSFTNIEPFTMLIVDWERTLNLYQLVWDGNQKHLEKLPNEPRIWSSSSLYDESMKKLRLEWFNTFKKQTNYQGESIMRFHKTAGYQHAEFGLIMDRGFVKTTSITQVEKRYSRVNMRYTNLQAEKVVEKEMLF; this comes from the coding sequence ATGTGTACAGTAACCTTTATTCCTAAAAACAATACGGATTTTATATTTACTTCAAATCGGGATGAGTCGCTAACACGTGAAACGCTAGCGCCTGATTTCTATTTGGAGCATGATGTAACCCTACTTTATCCGAAGGATAAAAAAGCTGGAGGTACCTGGATTGGTGTCAGCGAAAAAAGCCGATTAGTTTGTTTATTGAATGGTGGTTTTACAGCTCATAAACAAGAGGATTATTACAGATTGAGTAGAGGCGTTGTGGTTAAAGATGTTTTAGTAGCGCCCAATTTTTTAAAGATAATTGAGACCTATAGTTTTACGAATATTGAGCCTTTTACTATGCTTATTGTGGATTGGGAAAGAACCTTAAATCTTTATCAATTGGTTTGGGATGGGAATCAAAAACATCTAGAGAAATTACCAAATGAACCGCGAATTTGGTCTTCCTCCTCGTTGTACGATGAGTCCATGAAAAAATTGCGATTAGAATGGTTTAATACTTTTAAAAAGCAAACTAATTATCAGGGAGAATCTATCATGCGGTTTCATAAAACAGCAGGTTATCAGCATGCTGAATTTGGATTGATTATGGACCGCGGATTTGTTAAAACTACTAGTATTACCCAAGTTGAAAAACGGTACTCACGTGTTAATATGCGATACACAAATTTACAAGCTGAAAAGGTTGTTGAAAAGGAAATGCTTTTTTGA
- the pruA gene encoding L-glutamate gamma-semialdehyde dehydrogenase — MGKGFFNVPLAVNEPVKTYAPGSPERDEVLKVYKDMYNSKVDVGMYINGKEVKTGNTRTMSPPHDHQHIVGTYHLAEKSHIEEAISTALEARKEWSQMPWEQRAGIFLKAAELIAGPYRAKINAATMIAQSKNIYQAEIDAACELIDFLRFNVQFMSDIYMDQPESTSDAWNRVEYRPLEGFTYAVTPFNFTAIAGNLPSCMALMGNVVVWKPSNNQIFSAKVIMDVFQEAGVPDGVINVVFGNPGMITDTVMASPDFSGLHYTGSTPVFQDLWKQIGNNITNYKTYPRIVGETGGKDFVVAHKSANAKQVATAISRGAFEFQGQKCSAASRGYIPSNLWEDVKKYIIEDVKSFKMGSPEDMGNFITAVINESSFDKLAKYIDNAKSDKDAEIIVGGNYDKSKGYFIEPTVIVTTNPQYTTMVEELFGPVMTIYVYDENDFSETLKLVDQTSEYALTGAILATCRYAVQEATNALQNSAGNFYINDKPTGAVVGQQPFGGARASGTNDKAGSAQNLLRWVSPRLIKETFVTPVDYRYPFLGE; from the coding sequence ATGGGAAAAGGATTCTTTAACGTACCACTAGCAGTAAATGAGCCTGTAAAAACTTATGCTCCAGGATCGCCAGAGCGCGATGAAGTTTTAAAAGTTTATAAAGACATGTACAACAGTAAAGTTGATGTAGGCATGTACATCAATGGGAAAGAGGTGAAAACTGGAAACACGAGAACAATGTCTCCTCCACATGATCATCAACATATTGTTGGAACCTATCATTTAGCCGAAAAATCTCATATTGAAGAAGCCATTTCTACAGCTTTAGAAGCTAGAAAAGAATGGTCTCAAATGCCATGGGAACAACGCGCAGGAATATTTTTAAAAGCTGCCGAATTAATTGCAGGTCCTTACAGAGCTAAAATTAATGCTGCAACCATGATTGCACAATCTAAAAATATTTACCAAGCTGAAATTGATGCAGCTTGTGAGTTAATTGACTTTTTACGTTTCAACGTACAATTCATGTCAGATATTTACATGGACCAACCAGAAAGCACAAGCGATGCTTGGAATCGTGTAGAATATCGTCCACTAGAGGGTTTCACCTATGCCGTAACACCTTTTAACTTTACTGCTATTGCTGGAAACTTGCCGTCTTGTATGGCATTAATGGGGAATGTTGTTGTTTGGAAACCAAGTAACAACCAGATTTTCTCTGCTAAAGTTATTATGGATGTCTTTCAAGAAGCTGGTGTTCCAGATGGCGTAATAAACGTTGTTTTTGGTAATCCAGGTATGATTACAGATACAGTTATGGCTAGTCCAGATTTTTCTGGTTTACATTATACAGGTTCAACACCAGTGTTTCAAGATTTATGGAAACAAATTGGGAATAATATAACAAATTATAAAACGTACCCAAGAATAGTTGGTGAAACGGGTGGGAAAGATTTTGTTGTAGCGCACAAATCTGCAAACGCTAAACAAGTAGCAACAGCTATTTCTAGAGGCGCTTTTGAATTCCAAGGTCAGAAATGTAGTGCAGCTTCTAGAGGTTATATTCCAAGCAACCTTTGGGAAGATGTTAAAAAATATATAATTGAAGACGTGAAGTCCTTTAAGATGGGATCTCCAGAAGATATGGGGAATTTTATTACAGCGGTTATTAACGAAAGTTCATTTGATAAATTAGCGAAGTATATTGACAACGCAAAATCAGATAAAGATGCTGAAATTATTGTTGGTGGAAATTATGATAAATCCAAAGGATACTTTATTGAGCCTACGGTTATTGTAACAACCAACCCACAATATACAACGATGGTAGAGGAGTTATTTGGCCCAGTTATGACCATTTATGTATATGATGAAAACGACTTTTCAGAAACATTAAAACTAGTAGACCAAACTAGCGAATACGCTTTAACAGGCGCTATTTTAGCTACATGTCGTTATGCAGTTCAAGAAGCTACCAACGCGCTTCAAAATAGTGCTGGTAACTTTTATATTAATGATAAACCAACAGGAGCTGTTGTTGGTCAGCAACCATTTGGAGGTGCCAGAGCATCTGGAACAAATGATAAAGCTGGATCAGCACAAAACTTGTTACGTTGGGTATCACCTAGGTTAATTAAAGAAACATTTGTAACACCAGTTGATTACAGATATCCATTTTTAGGAGAATAA
- a CDS encoding T9SS type A sorting domain-containing protein: METSILVPQSPIVNITDYNNKTLNTYSFYQAYKTIAQNDFQDRFKPLSSLKEDSKQSHFTNYIPLAILLSDFESITEQAFRNQVVTRDAQGFIIRRNTSEAIFEKRNLSIAAPLRAKHKGLETTFSIASKHIFNATENAIEAIAINFDDGQDFRPIPTNQNIQVSYLEAGDKTLTFQITLADGSIIYRQATIEIAYSNADLERNFNRVISTFNSTITPDLSPYGETTSYPGTGEYELFLSADNILDKPIILVDGFDPADGRDIAGIYELLDFEENGTTSNLGDLVRDEGFDVVILNFPVYTRAADNKVIDGGVDFIERNAMLLVELINSINAQKIGVENNVIIGPSMGGLISRYAINYMENNNLDHETRLWISFDSPHHGANVPIGFQHQFNFLAFGLDDFAVLGDQNVEELQPIIDGMLRSSAARQMLVDQFEPHITNSDGVTFNSALNLPQQHPYKAILDTRMNSLTASGFPELTRNISIINGSGINSRYQDNTAAANNLNPGSRILNANIDVITGAELKAETRFTPNAGSQVYSSKVHLDFAWWFPLANDRINNATSRAPSFSNGVDAASGGLFDILSLTEDLSTDGLVGDFLNALSTDYFNFIPSVSSMAFEITNNEIDWFHTPSNVTTARATTSTTPFDAWYMPNENEPHVTLTPQNVDFAINEIILETLHTDSFSENFMKLEQNPVSQSFTILSSQTYNNANISIVDITGKTVLQLTLNVTQRTNVPFQMASGLYILNVESDGNQILKTKLLVK, from the coding sequence ATGGAAACAAGCATTTTGGTTCCACAATCTCCCATTGTTAATATTACAGATTACAATAACAAAACGCTAAACACCTATAGTTTTTACCAGGCGTATAAAACCATAGCACAAAACGATTTCCAAGACCGTTTTAAGCCACTTTCTAGTTTAAAAGAAGACAGTAAACAAAGCCATTTCACGAATTATATTCCATTGGCAATTTTGCTTTCAGATTTTGAATCTATTACCGAACAAGCTTTCCGAAATCAAGTAGTAACAAGAGATGCGCAAGGCTTCATTATTCGTAGAAACACAAGTGAGGCTATTTTTGAAAAAAGAAACCTGTCTATTGCCGCGCCGCTTAGAGCAAAGCACAAAGGATTAGAAACGACGTTTTCAATAGCGTCAAAACATATTTTTAATGCAACAGAAAATGCCATTGAAGCCATTGCCATTAATTTTGATGATGGTCAAGATTTCAGGCCAATACCAACTAATCAAAATATACAAGTTTCCTATTTAGAGGCTGGAGATAAAACACTAACATTTCAAATAACATTAGCTGATGGATCCATTATTTACCGTCAAGCAACTATAGAGATAGCTTATTCTAATGCCGATTTAGAACGAAATTTTAATCGTGTAATATCAACATTTAATTCAACTATTACACCAGACCTTTCGCCTTACGGAGAAACCACATCTTATCCTGGAACAGGTGAATACGAACTATTTTTAAGCGCTGATAATATTTTAGACAAACCTATTATTTTAGTCGACGGTTTTGATCCTGCTGATGGACGTGACATTGCTGGAATTTATGAACTACTAGATTTTGAAGAAAATGGGACCACCTCTAATTTAGGGGATTTGGTAAGGGACGAAGGTTTTGATGTGGTCATTCTGAATTTCCCAGTGTATACGCGCGCAGCTGATAATAAAGTTATTGATGGTGGCGTTGATTTTATTGAACGAAACGCCATGCTTTTAGTAGAATTAATTAATAGCATAAACGCACAAAAAATTGGCGTGGAAAACAATGTCATTATTGGGCCAAGTATGGGTGGTCTAATTTCAAGATATGCCATAAATTATATGGAGAATAATAATTTAGATCATGAAACTAGGTTATGGATTTCTTTTGATTCACCTCACCATGGTGCCAATGTGCCCATCGGGTTTCAACACCAGTTTAATTTTTTAGCTTTTGGACTTGATGATTTTGCTGTTTTAGGCGATCAAAATGTGGAAGAATTGCAACCTATTATTGATGGTATGTTACGCTCTTCTGCTGCTAGACAAATGTTGGTAGATCAGTTTGAACCGCATATTACAAATAGCGATGGTGTTACTTTTAATAGCGCTTTAAATTTACCGCAACAACATCCTTACAAAGCCATTTTGGACACGAGAATGAATAGTTTAACCGCATCTGGATTTCCAGAGTTAACACGAAATATTTCAATTATTAATGGAAGTGGTATAAATTCTAGATACCAAGATAATACAGCAGCTGCAAATAATTTAAATCCTGGCAGTCGTATTCTTAATGCAAATATTGATGTAATAACAGGTGCCGAATTAAAAGCCGAAACACGTTTTACACCTAATGCAGGTTCACAAGTTTATAGTAGTAAAGTACATTTGGATTTTGCTTGGTGGTTTCCTTTAGCCAACGACCGTATTAACAATGCCACATCCCGAGCCCCAAGCTTTTCTAATGGTGTGGACGCTGCTTCTGGTGGATTATTTGACATTTTGAGCTTGACTGAAGATTTATCCACAGATGGTTTGGTGGGCGATTTTCTAAACGCGCTCTCCACAGATTATTTTAATTTTATTCCAAGCGTCAGTTCTATGGCTTTTGAAATTACTAATAATGAAATCGATTGGTTTCATACGCCAAGTAATGTTACAACCGCTCGTGCAACAACCAGCACCACACCTTTTGATGCTTGGTATATGCCAAATGAAAATGAACCACACGTAACATTAACACCTCAAAATGTTGATTTTGCTATAAACGAAATTATTCTAGAAACATTACATACAGATTCATTTTCTGAAAACTTTATGAAACTGGAACAAAATCCGGTTTCACAAAGTTTTACAATTTTAAGTTCACAAACCTATAACAATGCCAATATATCCATAGTAGATATTACCGGGAAAACAGTTTTACAATTAACTTTAAATGTAACCCAACGTACTAACGTTCCGTTCCAAATGGCTTCGGGATTGTACATTTTAAATGTAGAAAGCGACGGCAATCAAATTTTAAAAACAAAATTATTAGTTAAGTAA
- the rsmG gene encoding 16S rRNA (guanine(527)-N(7))-methyltransferase RsmG — protein sequence MELILKYFPDLTEDQIAKFTQLEALYQDWNLKINVVSRKDIDELYLRHVLHALAIAKVIDFKPGTKLMDVGTGGGFPGIPLAILYPECTFHLVDSIAKKLKVVDEVVAGLELINVKTTHSRVEEIKDTYDFIISRAVAAMPTFVHWIKGKVAKKQNHELKNGILYLKGGDLSEELQDYKLATIYNISDFYSEAFFETKKVVHLPIKFKG from the coding sequence ATGGAACTCATTTTAAAGTATTTTCCCGACCTAACGGAAGATCAGATTGCTAAATTTACGCAATTAGAAGCCTTATATCAAGACTGGAATTTGAAGATAAATGTTGTGTCGAGAAAGGATATTGATGAGTTGTATTTACGCCATGTTTTGCACGCTTTGGCCATTGCAAAAGTGATTGATTTTAAACCAGGAACTAAATTAATGGATGTTGGAACTGGAGGTGGTTTTCCAGGTATTCCACTAGCTATTTTATATCCAGAATGCACATTTCATTTGGTAGATAGTATTGCTAAAAAATTGAAAGTGGTGGATGAGGTTGTTGCTGGATTAGAGCTGATTAACGTAAAAACTACGCATTCCCGAGTTGAGGAAATCAAAGATACCTACGATTTCATTATTAGCAGAGCCGTGGCTGCCATGCCAACTTTTGTGCACTGGATAAAAGGTAAAGTTGCCAAGAAACAAAACCATGAACTTAAAAATGGGATTTTGTATTTAAAAGGAGGCGATTTATCGGAAGAACTCCAAGACTATAAATTAGCAACGATTTATAATATTTCCGATTTTTATTCGGAAGCATTTTTCGAGACTAAAAAGGTGGTGCATTTACCCATTAAGTTTAAAGGGTAA
- a CDS encoding acyl-CoA desaturase gives MTNKTLSFSRNDSAKFFRTLNKRVNDYFKENNIKKTGNWTLYIKAIIMFTLLLGPLVLLLTVSMPGWLQIICMVVIGIGIAGVGMNVMHDANHGSFSSKKWVNTLMGSSIHILAGNDYNWKVQHNVLHHTYTNIQGHDEDIDAGRIIRFSKHSKWMKIHQYQKYYAFLLYGLLTVNWAITTDFKQTYVYLKRKLSYGDFPNPATQWTKLIIGKILYYSLWVVLPLALGFAWWKVLIGFLIMHYTAGVILSVIFQLAHVMPNTEMPLPDEEGNMKNTWAIHQLFTTSNFSPKSWIVEFYTGGLNRQVEHHLFAHISHVHYKNIAKIVKETAHEFSLPYNEYNSIWTAIAEHYNQLKTLGAKPSMA, from the coding sequence ATGACAAATAAAACCCTTTCTTTCTCAAGAAATGATTCTGCAAAATTCTTCAGAACATTGAATAAGCGCGTGAATGATTACTTCAAAGAAAATAATATAAAAAAAACAGGTAATTGGACTTTATACATAAAAGCCATAATCATGTTTACCCTACTTTTAGGGCCTTTAGTCCTTTTATTAACCGTAAGCATGCCTGGCTGGTTGCAAATAATTTGTATGGTAGTCATAGGAATTGGAATTGCTGGTGTTGGAATGAACGTGATGCATGATGCTAATCACGGATCTTTTTCTAGTAAAAAATGGGTAAATACCTTAATGGGAAGTAGTATCCATATTTTAGCTGGAAACGACTACAATTGGAAAGTTCAACATAATGTTTTACACCATACCTACACAAATATTCAAGGTCATGATGAGGATATTGATGCAGGACGAATTATCCGATTCTCAAAACATTCTAAATGGATGAAAATCCACCAATACCAAAAGTATTATGCATTTTTACTTTATGGACTATTAACAGTAAACTGGGCAATTACAACCGATTTTAAACAGACCTATGTTTACCTGAAAAGAAAATTATCTTATGGTGATTTTCCTAATCCAGCAACACAATGGACGAAATTAATTATTGGTAAAATATTATATTATTCACTTTGGGTAGTTTTACCATTAGCTTTAGGCTTTGCCTGGTGGAAAGTGTTAATCGGATTCTTAATTATGCATTATACAGCTGGTGTAATTTTAAGTGTTATTTTCCAATTAGCGCATGTCATGCCAAATACGGAAATGCCTTTACCTGATGAAGAAGGAAACATGAAAAACACATGGGCTATTCATCAATTATTTACCACCTCTAATTTTTCACCAAAAAGTTGGATTGTAGAGTTTTACACAGGCGGTTTAAACAGACAGGTAGAGCACCATTTATTTGCTCATATTAGTCATGTTCACTATAAAAACATTGCTAAAATAGTGAAAGAAACGGCGCATGAATTTAGCTTACCTTATAATGAATACAATTCTATTTGGACAGCTATAGCAGAACACTACAACCAATTAAAAACACTTGGTGCAAAACCGAGTATGGCTTAA
- a CDS encoding pyridoxal phosphate-dependent aminotransferase translates to MNVLSDRVLNMATSATLAMAAKTRELRAEGKDIIGLSLGEPDFNTPDYIKEAAVQAIHDNYSSYTPVDGYVELKQAIITKFKRDNNLTYTLPQIVVSTGAKQALYNVAQVMINKGDEVILPCPYWVSYADIVELAEGVPVEVQTSIATDFKMTPAQLEAAITPRTKMIWYSSPCNPSGSLYSKEELRALADVLQKHPNIYVVSDEIYEHINFTENGHASMAQFPDMFDRTITINGVSKAFAMTGWRIGYLGAPENIARACNKMQGQVTSGANSIAQRAVITALNESPTRVKFMIDEFHIRRDLVLTLLDDVPGFINNTPEGAFYVFPNISAFFGKTLKGTTINNATDFSLFLLEHALVATVTGDAFGAPDCIRLSYAASQAQIIEAIKRIKEAVT, encoded by the coding sequence ATGAATGTACTTTCAGATAGAGTTTTAAACATGGCCACGTCTGCCACATTAGCTATGGCAGCTAAAACGCGCGAATTACGTGCGGAAGGCAAAGATATTATTGGTTTGAGTTTGGGTGAACCAGATTTCAATACACCAGATTATATTAAAGAAGCGGCTGTTCAAGCCATTCATGATAATTACAGTTCCTACACACCAGTTGATGGTTATGTAGAACTAAAACAAGCCATTATCACCAAATTTAAGCGTGATAACAATTTAACCTATACCTTACCACAAATTGTGGTGTCTACAGGTGCTAAACAAGCACTTTACAATGTGGCACAAGTAATGATTAATAAAGGTGACGAAGTTATTTTACCATGTCCATATTGGGTAAGTTATGCAGATATTGTTGAGCTTGCCGAGGGCGTTCCTGTAGAAGTACAAACCAGTATTGCCACCGATTTCAAAATGACACCTGCACAATTGGAAGCAGCTATTACACCAAGAACAAAAATGATTTGGTATAGCTCTCCTTGTAATCCAAGTGGCTCGCTTTACAGCAAAGAAGAATTACGTGCTTTAGCCGATGTGCTTCAAAAACATCCAAATATTTATGTGGTTTCTGATGAAATTTACGAGCATATTAACTTTACAGAAAACGGTCATGCTAGTATGGCCCAATTTCCAGATATGTTTGATAGAACCATAACTATAAATGGCGTTTCTAAAGCGTTTGCTATGACAGGCTGGCGAATTGGGTATTTAGGTGCGCCAGAAAACATAGCACGTGCTTGCAACAAAATGCAAGGTCAAGTAACTAGTGGTGCTAACAGTATTGCACAGCGTGCGGTAATTACAGCTTTAAATGAATCGCCAACGCGCGTTAAGTTCATGATAGATGAATTTCATATTCGTCGCGATTTGGTTTTAACCTTATTGGATGATGTGCCTGGGTTTATAAATAATACCCCAGAAGGTGCTTTTTATGTATTCCCTAATATTTCGGCTTTCTTTGGAAAAACCCTAAAAGGAACCACCATTAACAATGCAACCGATTTCTCATTATTCTTATTAGAACACGCCTTGGTAGCAACGGTTACAGGTGATGCGTTTGGCGCACCAGATTGCATTCGCTTATCTTATGCAGCGAGTCAAGCACAAATTATTGAAGCTATTAAGCGAATTAAAGAGGCTGTGACTTAA
- a CDS encoding TrkH family potassium uptake protein yields MKLNYKIIFHFLGLLLLFNGGFMLVSTLISYIYKDGVTFPLFLAGISTLLLGVSLMYATRDHKKIMDKREGYVVVTFGWLIMALSGCLPYVFTGAIPDFTSAFLETMSGYTTTGATILNDIEIIPKGVLFWRSMTHWIGGMGIIVLAIAILPLLGIGGMQLFAAEAPGPNADKLHPRITDTAKRLWLIYFGYTVAETILLKVAGMNLFDAMNHAMSTLSTGGFSTKNASVAYWNDQPVIQYIIILFMFLAGTNFVLSYFAFKGKVQKILKDDEFKLYLSFIVIFTIIASTIIYFKADPTISSIAHPMVWGEAESALRHGMFQVLSVVTTTGFITADYTLWSPFLVVFFFGLMFLGGSAGSTSGGVKVVRHLILIRNGFLEFKRALHPNAILPVRYNSRAVSGDIVFNILAFFILYMLSFIVGSLVFSMFGLDFMSSIGIAASSLGNVGPAFGDFGPVNNYAALPALGKWWAAFLMLIGRLELFTVLILLTPFFWRNR; encoded by the coding sequence ATGAAACTGAACTATAAAATCATTTTTCACTTTTTAGGTTTGCTGCTTTTATTTAATGGTGGCTTTATGCTCGTGTCTACACTCATCAGCTATATTTATAAAGATGGCGTTACGTTTCCATTATTTTTAGCGGGTATTAGTACGCTTTTATTAGGCGTTTCGTTGATGTATGCCACGCGTGATCATAAAAAAATCATGGATAAGCGTGAAGGCTATGTGGTCGTTACATTTGGCTGGCTAATCATGGCGCTTTCAGGTTGTTTACCTTATGTTTTTACAGGTGCTATTCCGGATTTTACCAGCGCCTTTCTAGAAACTATGTCTGGCTATACTACAACAGGTGCCACCATTTTGAATGATATTGAAATTATTCCAAAAGGGGTTCTTTTTTGGCGTAGTATGACACATTGGATAGGCGGGATGGGAATAATTGTTTTAGCCATAGCTATCTTGCCCTTGTTAGGAATAGGAGGTATGCAGTTGTTTGCGGCTGAAGCGCCAGGACCTAATGCCGATAAGTTACATCCAAGAATTACCGATACAGCCAAACGGTTATGGCTCATTTATTTTGGGTATACCGTAGCAGAAACTATTTTGTTAAAAGTGGCCGGAATGAATTTGTTTGACGCCATGAATCATGCTATGAGTACCTTATCTACTGGTGGGTTTTCAACCAAAAATGCGAGTGTTGCCTATTGGAATGATCAACCGGTTATTCAGTATATCATTATCCTTTTTATGTTTTTAGCTGGAACTAATTTTGTTTTAAGCTATTTTGCCTTTAAAGGGAAGGTTCAGAAAATACTAAAAGATGACGAGTTTAAGCTCTATCTGTCTTTTATTGTGATTTTTACCATCATTGCGAGTACCATTATTTATTTTAAAGCAGATCCAACAATATCATCCATAGCACATCCCATGGTTTGGGGTGAAGCAGAAAGTGCCCTACGACATGGCATGTTTCAAGTTTTAAGTGTTGTAACAACCACAGGTTTTATTACAGCCGATTATACCTTATGGTCACCATTTTTAGTGGTATTCTTTTTTGGGTTGATGTTTTTAGGTGGTTCAGCAGGAAGCACATCGGGTGGGGTAAAAGTAGTGCGCCATTTAATTTTAATACGCAATGGTTTTTTAGAATTTAAGCGTGCTTTGCATCCCAATGCTATTTTGCCTGTTCGTTATAATTCTAGAGCGGTTTCAGGAGATATTGTTTTTAATATTCTTGCCTTCTTTATCTTATATATGCTGTCCTTTATTGTAGGTTCTTTAGTGTTCTCTATGTTTGGATTAGACTTCATGTCTTCCATAGGAATTGCAGCTTCTAGTTTAGGAAACGTGGGTCCAGCTTTTGGCGATTTTGGCCCAGTTAATAATTACGCTGCCTTACCAGCTTTGGGTAAATGGTGGGCCGCTTTTTTAATGCTAATTGGGCGTTTGGAGTTGTTTACAGTTTTGATTTTATTAACACCTTTCTTTTGGAGGAATAGGTAA
- the trkA gene encoding Trk system potassium transporter TrkA produces the protein MKIIIAGAGEVGFHLAKLLSFESQEITLIDTNKESLLNADNHLDIKVMKGDATSISILKDARVAQSDLVIAVTSSETTNITVCVLAKQLGAKRTIARISNTEFIQHKDEVGFTKFGIDELISPEALAAAEIRLLLSQSAFSDTYAFEDGALTMVGLDLSRTMPFAGKTVQEAAEIFPDIHFVPIAIQRFGTQYTIIPRGDTQLKEGDHVVFITSEGGAEELCKITGKTNTEIKNVMILGGSKIGYKTARDLSANGFNVKLIEKDKNRAFDIADELPNVLVINGDGRNVDLLNEENMGAMDAFIAVTGNSEINIMSSLVAKSKGVKKTISLVENMDYFELSQSIGIDTLINKKLLAANTIFRYVRRGEVLAMTKLNNMDAELLEFKVKARSKICNKLIKDAGFPRSAIIAGVIRDGIGNIALGDFKIQEGDLVVICGLPRSIKEVEKLFL, from the coding sequence ATGAAAATTATTATTGCGGGTGCTGGTGAAGTTGGATTTCATTTAGCAAAACTATTATCCTTTGAATCGCAAGAAATTACGCTGATAGATACCAACAAAGAAAGTTTGCTTAATGCAGATAATCATTTGGATATAAAGGTTATGAAAGGCGATGCAACTTCCATTTCTATTTTAAAAGATGCACGTGTTGCCCAAAGTGATTTGGTAATTGCCGTAACATCTTCAGAAACAACAAACATTACGGTTTGTGTATTGGCAAAACAGTTAGGAGCCAAACGAACCATTGCCAGGATTTCCAACACCGAGTTTATACAACATAAAGATGAAGTAGGTTTTACTAAATTTGGTATTGATGAACTAATTTCACCAGAAGCTTTAGCCGCGGCTGAAATTAGATTATTACTATCCCAGTCTGCATTTAGTGATACCTATGCTTTTGAAGATGGTGCACTAACTATGGTGGGATTAGATCTATCTAGAACCATGCCTTTTGCAGGGAAAACGGTTCAGGAAGCAGCCGAAATATTTCCAGATATACATTTTGTGCCAATCGCAATTCAACGCTTTGGAACACAATATACTATTATTCCAAGAGGTGATACCCAATTAAAGGAAGGCGATCACGTAGTGTTTATAACATCGGAAGGTGGTGCTGAAGAATTATGTAAAATTACAGGTAAAACCAATACAGAAATTAAGAATGTAATGATTCTTGGTGGTAGTAAAATTGGTTATAAAACAGCTCGTGATTTATCGGCTAATGGTTTTAACGTGAAGCTGATTGAAAAAGACAAAAACCGCGCGTTTGATATTGCGGATGAATTGCCAAATGTACTAGTTATAAATGGTGATGGCCGGAATGTTGATTTATTGAATGAAGAAAACATGGGTGCAATGGATGCCTTTATTGCCGTAACAGGGAATAGCGAAATTAATATTATGTCGAGTTTAGTAGCCAAATCAAAAGGTGTTAAAAAAACTATTTCCTTGGTTGAAAACATGGATTATTTTGAGTTGTCGCAATCCATAGGTATTGATACTCTAATAAATAAAAAATTATTAGCTGCTAATACCATTTTTAGATACGTGAGACGTGGTGAAGTATTAGCTATGACCAAATTAAATAATATGGATGCCGAGCTTTTAGAATTTAAAGTGAAAGCGCGTTCAAAAATTTGCAATAAATTAATTAAAGATGCGGGCTTTCCAAGATCTGCTATTATTGCGGGCGTTATAAGAGATGGGATTGGAAATATTGCATTGGGAGATTTTAAGATCCAGGAAGGAGATTTGGTCGTCATTTGCGGATTACCACGTTCTATTAAAGAAGTTGAAAAACTGTTCTTGTAA